The genomic stretch CCCTCGGTCCCCGAGGAGCTCAAGGGAGAGCAGCACACGCTCCTGCGAGCTTTTTCGGGCTAACCTCTCCCCGCCTTTCTAGCTCGGGGTCTCATTTTGACCACAAATGTGGACTTTCCTGGCTAGAAAatagtttgggggagggggttgagAAACATTGGGGGCGTCCCGAGAGCTTGAACGCGGAGCTTTGCTGGTGGTCTTCCCTCATCCTTCCCGGCCAAGGCCCCCGAGGCACCTTTCGGTATGACCTTGAACCAGCCGCCTTCGGACTTTACAGTTTTTGGTTCTGGTTTGTACTTTGTGGAAAATGACGTGTTCGCAAAGGAAGGCCTGGTTGGAAGCTGGTCGGCCGCGGGAGGCCCCTTGGTCGGGTCCGTCTTGTAAGCAGCCTTCTCCCAGGTGTGGATGGTGGGAGTTGCTTCTCGGATTCCCTTCCAGGAGCTGGGAAGCCGGAGGAAAACTCGAGCGCCTGTTCCTCGGAGCCTCTGACCTTGGTCTGCAGGGCGAGGCCCCTTGGATGGTGCAGGAACACCCCGGGCCGCGTCCTGCGTCGTTAGAGCGAGGGGCGCTGTGTAAGGGATGAGGAACCTTTCAAAGTGGTGGCATCTTTTGATTGCAGCAGATAAGAAAAGCCCCAGGGCCCTTGTTCCCAAATGTAGAACCAGTTGTATTCAAGCCTCGCATCCACTGAGAGACTTGATCGGAAGGACCctaaatgtttttctctccttacattaaattaaaaacaaacaaacaaaattatttctgtcAATTTGGTCGGCTAATGAgatcccaaaggaaaaaaaccctcaggaaaatGGATTTGGAAAGAATTAGAACGATTTGGTTGTACTCAGTAGTCTTTCCCCATATAATTAAATTCTGTGTAGGAGCTGCTATCTTTTGGGTTTCAAACGCATGCGAATTGCTTTTTGCTGttctttccaaaaggaaattGTGTGTTCTGTCCCTTCCTGTCTGATAGGGCTGCCCCATTGTAGGATTGCACAGTTTAGCTCTTGCTTTCCTCCCTTCTGGTGTTGAAACTTGTTTTCTGTGGATGCACAGCCTTACtttaaaatttgataatttatgtttttctaagtTTTCAGTGACATTTCTTTAAACACTGCAGTTAATCCTGGATCGCTACACCCTGATTTGCTAATACACCCGTTTGTTTAGTTGCTTGAAAAGAGAACTGAAACAGGGTGACCTATATAAAAACCTTAAACTAGGTCCACACAATAAGTGATAAAGAaccaggcactttttttttttaaataattggagCATTTTATAAAGCTTTGCAACCACAATCAATTTGACCCAAGCTGTTTCTGTGACTTCCTGGGCTGTTTCTCTGGGTTCCAGTGTTCTGATACAGAGATTAAAGTCAAGCTTGAATCATTGTGTCCCAAAACTGGGACACTTTCCGTGAGTGGGGTCTGACTTGATTCTAGATAGTATATGGATAAGGATTGTTTCAAATAGTTATGTTTTTGTTACATGTATGTACAGATACATCAGATCCGTGGTTTGAAGGAGTTATGtaaaatttcctttcaaaacacatttattcagtattttttaaagttgagataaaggaagaacGAAGTGTGGATAAGAGAAAACGTATAGTTTGAATGTGGAAAACAACTATGAAATCGGTAAGTTACTTGTGTTTGGGAAGTACTAGGCTTAGAAATTAGAGGTCTAAGATCATCTATGATTCTAAGAGCGATTTGGTCTCCTTAGTTATACAGTGGAGAATTGTGTACCGGTTGCCTAGTAGATTCTAATTACAGAACCTCAGGAATTAGTGTCTGAGCTCCAAAtgagaagtttattttatgtattgccAAAACATAATACCAAATATGCTATAGTCTAATgaatgaggggggaaaaatagaTTCTTATCTAATTAGGACAGTGCAGTGTTAAATCTTAGAAAAgctccatttactttttttttaatgtttatttttgagagagagagagagagagacagaagggagccAAAGACACAGAgggagccaaagcaggctccaggctccaggctccgagcagtcagcacagagcccatcgcagggcttgaactcatggactgtgagatcatgacctgagctgaagtcggagtgttaatcgactgagccaccccggcaccccagaccatttactttttaaatttaggtaGCTCAGATAGGCTGCAGGAGAATGTGGCTTTTTCCAGAAGTTGTCTTTTCAGTGTCTACCTTTACGATCTAAGTCTGTGATATTTTACAAACTGAGAGATTCTCCTAAGACCAGATGTTGCTATAGAATGAAATGTTGAGGCTCAGTGGGATGTACCAGTGGAAAGCCAGTAAGAAGACTGAAATGCAGTAaacggagtggggggggggggaatagcaCATTTCAGGGAGATAATGTTGTCTGGTTATCTTTGGCCCTTGCATATTATTATAAAACTTCAATTTATAATGTCACAGTACTGTAATCCTTTTGAGATCCGTCTTTTCTGTATCATAGTTGAAGATAAGCTTTTACTGTGTTTCAGATGCACCCAAGAATTGCAAGAGGTTCTCTTCTAGAAAGATGCACAAAAATTGATAATAGAGGCTGCCCGTGGGGACCTGGGTGGTTATAGGATAGGATCTGGTGGGACACTgtattttctctgtgttcttgTGTGTTCTCTACCACGTGCACGTATTGCTGGTTCAGATTCAAACACTGAATGAAAGTtgtgaatgaaattaaataaatatgaaattaaattacGTATTGAATGAAAATAGCCGAACGAAGATTTAGCCAATACATTTGTTCCTcctttgtatgtgtatatgcatttaCACATAATTGTTAAGATTCTTCTATGTTTAAATGCTTTTCATCTGCCACATCTTTCTAAATTCACATCAGAAATGATGAcagttctttattttatcttgcaCTAACTGACGAATGGTTGTAGGGCCCTGGCTGTGGGACTAAACTTGGTGGTGagcttgttaattttttctttcgtTATTGGCTTCTTAATGTAAGGTTGTATATCTTTGGTGACTTATCACTTAGAGGATTTCCAGCAATGCGTCCCTAACGTTGGTATCATGTCGCTTCTCAATTAACTCCTGTTTTTCTCCCTTAGGGACAAAAGTGGCTCTAAATCCAGCATAGGCACCTTGAAGGAAGTTAAAGGATTTAATATGAACCACAGAAGCAGATAGTGCCGAATAGCAAGCAGCCACTGGTACACATTTGTGAGTATAAATTTTGTCTTTTGCCTCTATTTTCTTAGTCTTTAAGCCATCTGCATGCCAGATCCTCAAAGTTCACACCTTTGGGTAAAGAATAAAGGAAGCAGTTTAGCAGTCGTAATTACTAATTAACCGCTTGTCCCTAAGTACCTTGTTGCTCCCTAAGCAACCTCCAAGAACTGTCTTCGGCATCTCATTGAGTGAGGTTGGTCAAGGGTAGTAACATATCTCTGACATGCAGGTTAGGAGATACCCCAGGTATGACTGGCCTTTAATTACCCCAGGTATAACGGTCTTTAATTGTTATTGCCCCTGATTTATATATAAGACTTTTTGCTGAAAATTCAGTATAATTTGGCTTTTGAAgtcatttccttttaaagaaaccATTACTTCTACATCAGTTTTTTAGGCCACGTCAAGTACATTTACTTCTGACCTTTACATTCCCGTCgtgatttcttcatttgtgttgtgcttgtcttaaaaaagaaaaggacttttaTTCCCCTTCAGAATATAACGATTAAAGGGGTTTTATggcaaaatgtttgtttttaatctgacTTCACATTCTTCTATGTATTTGATTAGCTTTATCCCATTtgcaaaatcataaaataatgacTGTGCATAAAACCATCTTCATGATTTTTCAGACGTAGAGTAACTGTTTAGTAGAAATGTGAAAACTGGTTTTGTGGATCAGGTCTTAGTAGATCATTTCAAGTGgatatttacttttattcatggtttttgtttttgttttttttttgtaataaaatgaatTGTGGAAATActgatctttattctttcttttttacagctgGAAAAGCAGTCTTGGTGTTGTTATGTTCACCTCCAAAAAAGTTCAGATCTGTAGGGGAATTGTTGCATAAAGTAAACTGAACCACAGGGTAGCAATATTTTAATAGCTATTCTAGATGTGTATGTACTGTGTTACAAATGAGTGAAAGAACAAGCAGTGATACACCAGTAGGAAGGTCAGTGGCATTTTATTCAGTTGAGCTGCTATTATAGGCTTGAGAGATTGTGGCTTGAAAGCTGATCGCCATAGGCTGATCTTTTATACTTTCACCAGCACTTTGTGTATGGGGGGAACTTTCTTCAGCATTTCCCTGAAGCATGGGTCCTTCTCTAATTTAGAAGGTTATTCCATGCATCGGTACTGTCTCTCCCCTTAAAGGCatgttatgctttttaaaaatatacatgtaaatacagTATTAACTGCACATGAATGTGAAGCTTCTGATCCCCCAAAATGAACGCGTCCGTTAAGGATTTATTACTACAGAGTCGATATTTGACGTTCATTGCATCTCGGTCACTATACATCACTGTACAGTGATGTATATCACTATACATTTAGTAAGAGaagttttagtttgtattttgtGCTTTTTCAGGGGACtacgtttttttaaaataaattgagaattaGCCTTATTTACTTTATGAATCTGATTTTCAtcattaaaaggttttatttttttcacgcATGGCAGcaatttctcatttcatttttggaaaatccTAGCAGCTTTCCCTCAAATGATTGATTAGGagattttaatttaagttttctttcagaCATTTTTGAATTATAAGCAGCATGCATAtctgtgcagagagaaagagaggaagtatgtgtgtgtgcatgtgtgcgtgtgtgcgtgtgtgtgcacgcgcatttgttttgtggttatacAGTGATTTAAAAACTTGCTCCTAAGCAATGTCTTCAAGGTGCAAATTCAGCTGATAAAGTGAGAAGGCATTCTGTTGAGGAAACCGTTTTCTTCggtcttttgtttttgcttttatgtgtTTGGTACTCGCAAAAGAGAAGGCCCCTTCTGCTCTTCCCACAAGGTACTGTCTTCTAACTTGGCCGTGTTACGAAGACTGGCATCGTAACATGTggtcacacccccccccccatctttaaATTCTTGCCCACAGAGTGAGTGGGGCAGCATTTCCTTCTCCCCGCGCTGCTGAGATGGCGGAAATTAGTCGAATTCAGTATGAAATGGAATACACCGAAGGTATTAGTCAGCAGATGAGGGTCCCGGAAAGATTAAAGGTAGCGCCACCAAATGCTGATCTGGAGCAAGGATTCCAAGAAGGAGCGCCGAATGCTAGCGTCGTTATGCAGGTTCCAGAGAGGATCGTTGTGGCAGGTACCTGACGCTTTGTTTGTAAAGTTGCCGGATAAagctttgttttttgggtttttatgaaaACTTCTGGGTCTTTCAAACTATTGTTTAGGAAAGGGGCTGGGAAATACAACTTGGCAGTATTTGCAAAATCTCTGTCCTAATAGGCTGAAATTTCAAACAACATTTTTTAGTAATGCAACCAGTTGACATATAatttacaaacataaaatatgtgtgaCTTTTAAGCATACGGCTCGATGAGTTTTGGCCAACGTATATGCTCCTGTAACTGCCCACCACAGTCTAGCTATGGCACATGTTCATTACCCTGAAAGGTACCCTTGTGCCCCATCTCATTTAGTTCCTCCCCTCAGTTCCAGgctttttgaaattctttcaagTTCTTGTATGCATCAGTTGTTCATTCTGTTTTACTCCTGGGTAGCATTCCACTATGTGAATACACCCCAGTTTGTTCATCCGGTCACCTACTGATGgagatttgggttgtttcctgttTGGGACTGTTAGGATTAAAGCTGCTGTGAGTGTTGACATACAAGTCCTTGTGAGGACGTAGGTTTTCGtattcctaggagtggaattgttaggTCATATTGTAAATTGTGTTTAACTTTATGGAAAACGGTCATGCTGTTTGTGAAACTGATTGTACCCTGTGATATTCCCATCAGTGATGCATGAAAGTTTTCACtgctccacacccttgccaacactttgtACCATCAGTCTTTTCATTTTAGACATTCTAGGGGGTGTGTAATGGCAGATAGTCTTTAATAAAACCACTCGCTTTTTAAAACCTCCTTCCCTTCTATTTCGTTACTCCTAGGAAATAATGAAGACATTCCATTTTCAAGACCAGCGGATCTTGACCTTATACAGTCAACTCCCTTTAAACCTCTGGCACTGAAAACCCCGCCTCGTGTACTAACACTAAGTGAAAGACCGCTAGATTTTCTGGATTTAGAAAGGCCTCCTGCAACCCCGCAAAATGAAGAAGTAAGTAGAGTTTTAATGTGAACTGAATTTGAAATAATCTAGACAAAAGCAAATGGTAAAGAGGATTAAAGGCTATAAATCCTATCATTAGCAATATGTAATGAAAGCCTTCCACATGGACCATTAAGTAGTATAGATTGTGGTTTATAGACAACCCAAGTAAGACATTATgctatttttttagatttagatGTTATGTTTCAGGAGAATGGaaattttttagaaatcattAACGTTCATATGGTCTAAAggaagaggtttttttgttttttttttttttagtttatttatttattttgagagagagaaagagagagactgcacaagcaagagaggggcagagagagaatcccaagcatgttccgtgtcgtcagctcagagccccacccagggctcgagctcacaaaccatgagatcatgacctgaactgaattcaagagtcagatgctcgacccactgagccatccaggcgcctctggaAGGAAGAGGTTTTATGGCTAGGTGCTGCACCTTTAGCAATATAGAAAAAGATGAGAAGATTAGCATAGGAAATGAACGTATCGCTTTGTTACAAAAGAAGTCTGGCAAATAGGGAAAGAAAGCTCTTTTTTTCCCTGGCATTACCTGTTCTCCCAGCTTGCTAAGACGTCTCCACTCAGCTGGTGTACCTGTGACAGTAATAGCCCTGCTGACCTGAATATGGCAGGAGGGACTTAATAAGCTGTTAGGAGCAAAGTTCAGATCTTGCCTCTCCCATTGATTCAGGGCCAATCTtgtaaaatttcttctctgtgaTGATATATATAGTTGTAGCTTTTATATTGTAGCTTCTGAACTTTCATGTTGTGCATTGCCTGTGGTCATTTTTCATATTAGTCCTTTCCAGTGAGGGTGAAGTATCCATGTGACCCAGGGGAGGGAGTACAGTTTCCTAGTACTAAGTGTGGCCTTTACTTAGGTTGGAAATTTCTCCTGAGGTAACTGAGATTATTACACTCGTAGGTGCCAGTTTGGACATTCTAGATTTGTGCTTGGTGCAAAGCACTACATTTGAGTGTTCCCACAGTGGAAGGACATTAAGACACTTGTAGAATTATATGTAACAAACCTTCTTTGAGCTTTTGTGTAAGACCCTTTTCAGAGAGATACAGTTCCTGCATAGTGGCATGAGTGCAGGGAAAGACCCCAACATTCTCAGAAGAtacaaggttcttttttttttttttttttaatttattcgttattaagagacagagacagagtgtgagtgggggaggggtagagagaagaaggagacacagaatccgaagcaggctccaggctctgagctctcagcacagagccggatgcgggggttgaattcacagaccatgagatcatgacctgagctgaagtcaggtttaaccaactgagccacccaggctccccgataCAAAGTTCTTAATAGCAAAGAATAATGAAAGGTATGAATATCAAGTGAGACAAAAGATATCAGTTAGAGAGAGGCCCTGCTTCCTGGCCCCCAAAAGTGCCCAGTGGAAATTACTGCCTGGATAATAGTGTCATGGAGTGAGGATTCTACCAGGGGGAAACGTTCCCTTTACTATTCTcgagttttgttttccttttgatctTTCTGTTCTCACTATTTTAGATACTTACTGCGCACTTGGTGAGAATAACTGATTGAAAACAAGTCAGGCACTTTTCCTGAGtgattactctttttttaaagcttatttatatactttgagagagaggaaaagagcacacacaagcagaggaatggcagagagagagggagaggcggagatggggaaagagagaagaatcccatgcaggctccatgctgtcattgcagggcccagcgtggggctcaaacccacaaaccgtgagaccatgacctgagctgaaaccaagagtcagatgcttaactgactgggtcacccaggcacccctgagtgaTTGCTTTTATATTGAGTGAGGAAACAAAGTTTACCAGAATTGCTCTCAGTAGACCTAGGTTTTAAGCGTAGGTGATGTTTACTCCTGCAATAATTGTGATATTAAGTCACATGTGATAAGTGTCCAAAGTGTATAGCATTGGAGTGAAAAACTTCAGCTGAGAATTAGACCTGATTTTGAAGGCTGACTTTGCTACTTATTAATGACATAACCTTGGATAAATTATTAAACAACTCCAAGGCTCATCTCTAAAAGAAAGATCAGAATAATGCCAAGTGCTTAAGATTATTATGAGAATTGAGTATAATAATGCATGTAGTGTGTTTAGCACATGTTCTAATAACGTTTAAATATTATTGCTGTAAAATTAAAATCGTGTGGCAGGAGCCAAATCCTGAGGTGTGAGAGAGGAGTTTCTGAGACAGTATCAGCTGCCtgttgaaaggaaagcaaaggtaaTGATGTGTACTTTGAGTCCATAGAAGGGTCAGGCAGCTCTCGTGGCAGTCAACCTCTTGACCAGAGGCAAAGGAGAAAGGACCAGAGTTCTAGTTACTTCTAGAAGATGGATTGAAAGAGGAGGGCTTTAAAGCCCTGAGTGCTCATAACGTTGATGATTCCTTCGGATCCTAGTCAGAATCTATCAAGTGAGATCCCCTGAATCATTTACTCT from Panthera leo isolate Ple1 chromosome C1, P.leo_Ple1_pat1.1, whole genome shotgun sequence encodes the following:
- the MFF gene encoding mitochondrial fission factor isoform X11, which encodes MSERTSSDTPVGRVSGAAFPSPRAAEMAEISRIQYEMEYTEGISQQMRVPERLKVAPPNADLEQGFQEGAPNASVVMQVPERIVVAGNNEDIPFSRPADLDLIQSTPFKPLALKTPPRVLTLSERPLDFLDLERPPATPQNEEIRAVGRLKRERSMSENAVRPNGQLLRADSMHGMSHIDATIEGTSDDMTVVDAASLRRQIIKLNRRLQLLEEENKERAKREMVMYSITVAFWLLNSWLWFRR
- the MFF gene encoding mitochondrial fission factor isoform X10, with the protein product MCLVLAKEKAPSALPTRVSGAAFPSPRAAEMAEISRIQYEMEYTEGISQQMRVPERLKVAPPNADLEQGFQEGAPNASVVMQVPERIVVAGNNEDIPFSRPADLDLIQSTPFKPLALKTPPRVLTLSERPLDFLDLERPPATPQNEEIRAVGRLKRERSMSENAVRPNGQLLRADSIPVLRGGSAAATSNPHHDNVRHGMSHIDATIEGTSDDMTVVDAASLRRQIIKLNRRLQLLEEENKERAKREMVMYSITVAFWLLNSWLWFRR
- the MFF gene encoding mitochondrial fission factor isoform X9, encoding MCLVLAKEKAPSALPTRVSGAAFPSPRAAEMAEISRIQYEMEYTEGISQQMRVPERLKVAPPNADLEQGFQEGAPNASVVMQVPERIVVAGNNEDIPFSRPADLDLIQSTPFKPLALKTPPRVLTLSERPLDFLDLERPPATPQNEEIRAVGRLKRERSMSENAVRPNGQLLRADSIVRRQNEIRCERPVLRGGSAAATSNPHHDNVRHGMSHIDATIEGTSDDMTVVDAASLRRQIIKLNRRLQLLEEENKERAKREMVMYSITVAFWLLNSWLWFRR